Proteins encoded by one window of Lepeophtheirus salmonis chromosome 10, UVic_Lsal_1.4, whole genome shotgun sequence:
- the LOC121125625 gene encoding uncharacterized protein: protein MNSSGGLIRRPPSPSPKVRAPKRSSAFVTFQRRSLPPSYLQEALNSLFQKSSADYNSYISSKKKVLRPQKYPQHDLPISFLNKRLISRLPLNLYEKFRHKSHVRMSSINESSSGQTESTSSSFSSFSSSSLTSISPTETEGTEVDVEAVDRSGSSNDEEKEYSSNVSENLQIVKKNKWSTPSCKGLAAANTELDQFYNESKRKYDCAFCKSIFKYKGTLKRHLLVKHTSGDGVIDFSKGGKSKTMLKPPLSRRQLI from the exons ATGAATAGCAGCGGTGGCCTAATTCGTCGTCCCCCTTCTCCTAGCCCTAAGGTTAGAGCTCCAAAGAGGTCTTCAGCTTTTGTAACTTTTCAGAGACGGTCACTTCCCCCGTCCTACTTGCAAGAGGCTCTAAATtccttatttcaaaaatcctcagctgaCTACAATAG ttacaTTTCAAGCAAAAAGAAGGTTCTGCGTCCTCAAAAATATCCTCAACATGATCTTCCCATTTCTTTTCTCAATAAAAGACTTATTTCACGACTACCCTTGAACCTATACGAAAAGTTCCGTCATAAATCTCAC gtAAGAATGAGCTCCATCAATGAATCATCTTCCGGTCAAACGGAGAGCACTTCTTCATCATTTAGCTCCTTTTCTTCATCTTCATTGACTTCGATTTCCCCAACGGAAACAGAGGGTACAGAAGTTGATGTAGAAGCTGTCGATAGATCTGGATCATCCAATGACGAAGAAAAAGAGTACAGTTCAAATGTTTCTGAGAATCTACAAATTGTTAAGAAGAACAAATGGTCCACGCCCTCTTGTAAGGGATTGGCTGCTGCTAATACTGAGTTAGACCAATTTTACAATGAAAGTAAACGTAAATATGATTGTGCCTTCTGTAAGAGTATATTTAAGTACAAGGGAACTCTTAAGAGGCACCTACTGGTCAAACATACCTCCGGGGATGGAGTTATCGACTTTAGCAAAGGTGGGAAAAGCAAAACAATGCTTAAACCACCACTCTCTCGTAGACAACTTATCTAA